DNA from Candidatus Aminicenantes bacterium:
TTTACAACAAATTTACTATTTTGTTTACAATGTATTTTTAAAATTTTACAATTTTTATTATTAATTTGAGGGAGGACATATGCCAGTCAAAAGAACGACCATGCGCAGCTCCAAGGGCACCAAGCTCTACGCGGTGCGCGATAGCAAGGGCCGCTTCAAGGACATCCAGAGCTACAAGAAGGCCCACGGCATGGACATCAAACGCAAGAGCAAGGCAGAGGCTGCCAAAACCAAGACCAAAGTCAAGGCCAAAGCCAAAAAGAAAAAATAGCGTCCGGCTTTTCCAGCCGGCATTGCTCATTCAATTGTTTTTACAATTAGGGGAAAGTATTATTCTTTAATCAATACATTCCCGGCAGGATCAAGGACTGGGTAGGGGTTCAAAAAGAGCTCAGGGAAATCGTACTCACACTATGTTTTTGGCCATTCAGAAAGTCGCCAAAAATATCTAGTGTTAGTATAGTCACACTTGATGGTTTCAGCAGATTACTAAGCTTGCTGAAACCATACTGTGACTATATTGAACCCCTACGCTCAATTCTCTATTTTTTACAGCGAGTTCTCGACCGCCTTGACCTTCAGGCGCGACAGGTACTCGGTGATCTTGATCTTCTTCGGACAGGCTTCGACGCAATTAAAGATGGTGTGGCAGCGCCAGACGCCGTTCTTGTCGTTAATGATCTCCAGCCGCTCGTCGCTGCCGTCGTCGCGGCTGTCGAAGATGAAGCGGTAGGCCTTGAGCAGGGCCGCGGGGCCGAGGTACTCCTGGTTGGGCCACGAGCTCGGGCAGGCGGCGCTGCAGGCGGCGCACAGGATGCACAGCGTCGATTCGCCGATCGTTTCCAGCTCGGCTGTCGATTGCACGAACTCCTTGTCGGGCAGCGGCTTGTCAACGATCAGGTAGGGTTTGATGCGCTTCAGCTTGGCGAAGAACGGCTCCAGGTCGACGACCAGGTCCTTGATGATCGAGAACCCGGAGAGCGGCTCGATCTTCAAGCGAGTGCCGAAGCGGTGGATCGGCGTCTCGCAGGCCAGCACATTGCGGCCGTTGACCTTCATGGCGCAGGAACCGCAGATCGAGCTGCGGCAGGAGCGGCGGTAGGAAAGGGTGCCGTCGTGCACCCAGTGGATCTCGTTGAGCACGTCGAGAATCGTGGCCTCGTCCTCAATGGCAAACTTGAAT
Protein-coding regions in this window:
- a CDS encoding succinate dehydrogenase iron-sulfur subunit, whose product is MDISIKILRYQPEKDEKPHWQLFKFAIEDEATILDVLNEIHWVHDGTLSYRRSCRSSICGSCAMKVNGRNVLACETPIHRFGTRLKIEPLSGFSIIKDLVVDLEPFFAKLKRIKPYLIVDKPLPDKEFVQSTAELETIGESTLCILCAACSAACPSSWPNQEYLGPAALLKAYRFIFDSRDDGSDERLEIINDKNGVWRCHTIFNCVEACPKKIKITEYLSRLKVKAVENSL